The genomic stretch CATGACCAAAAGGAAACAGTACCGGAACACCTGCTCTATCATAATACCTATACCCTACATAGATACTTTCCCGATACTCAGTGGTAAGTCTGCCTCCAGGGAAATTACGGTTTGAGGGAATGTCCTCCAGCCGGACTGGCCAGGTTTCTGCAAGTTTTCCTGAAGGAACTGCTTTTCCCAATAAGAGATTAACAATCGCACTGCCTCCGCCTTCGCCTCCAAGATAAGCCAGCAGCACTGCCTTAACTTTTGACAGCCAGGGCAGCTCCATTGGTGCCCCTCCCTGGAGAATGACTACGATATTGGAATTGTATCGGGACACCTCCTCAATTAATCTGCTGTGTTCCTCTGGCATCGATAGATTGCTGCGGTCGAAGCCTTCTGATTCATAGCCTTCTAAAAGACCTGCAAAGATATATACGATATCCTTATCCTTAGCCTGGTTACAGGCATCGTACAACAGACTGTCACGGTAGGCTTTCTCCGTCTCAGTCAAACTATTACCCTTGGTCATTTTCTCACTATAACCTTGTGCATAGCTGCAATCTGCTCCAGCTTTCAGAAATGCATCCCATGGATTATCGAGCTTATAAGGATTGATTTTTGAACTTCCTGCCCCCTGATATCTTGGATACTTTGCAAGTGCACCTATAACCAGTACCTTCTGCTGACAGGTGCCGGGAAGAATACTTTCTTCATTCTTTAACAGAACTGCTGACTGTTCAGCTGCTTTCACAGCAAGCTGATGATGTTCCTCCTTACTGTAGCTGCAGCTCTTCTCTTTGTAATGCATTCCTTTTAATACAAGCTCTGTAACATTACAAGCAGTCCTGTTCAGTTCCTCCATTGTCAGGGTTCCTTCCTTAACTGCCCTTATAACCTTTTTATCGTTGTAACCGTTATTCCCCGGCATTTCAAGATCCAGGCCTGCTCTTATCCCTGACACCCTGTCATGAACAGCTCCCCAATCCGATATAACAGCTCCGTCAAATCCCCATTCCTTTCGCAGTATATCTGTCAAAAGATATTTGTTCTCACTTGTATATTCACCATTTACACGGTTATAGGAGCACATGACCGTATCCGGTTTTCCCTTTTCTACCGCTATCTGAAAGGCTTTTAAATAAGTCTCACGCAAGGCTCTCTCATCTACCACTGCATTAATGGTCATCCGGTGCTTTTCCTGATTATTAACAGCAAAATGCTTTAAGGAGGTTCCGATGCCCTTGGACTGTACCCCCTGAATCATTGCTGCTGCAAGTTCACCGGATACTACAGGATCCTCACTGAAATATTCAAAGTTCCTGCCGCATAAGGGATTACGTTTCTGATTAACCCCCGGTCCAAGGATTACGGAGACGCTTTCTGCCAGGCATTCCTCTGCAATCGCTTCACCAATCCTGTGAAGAAGTTCCCGGTCAAAGCTGCATGCAAGAGCACTGGCTGTAGGAAAGCATACCGCCGGAACACTGTCCCCTATGCCCAGATTATCCCCTTTTCCTATCTGTTTGCGAAGCCCATGGGGACCATCCATCATACTGATGGATTCAAGCCCCAATCGTTTAATCGGTTTTGTTGTCCAGCAATCCTGACCGGAACATAAACCTGCCTTTTCTTCCAGGGTCATCTGTGCTACCAGTTCTTTGGCCTGTTCTTTAAAATTCGTGTTTTTATAATTCATTGGTTATTCCCCCTTACTGCCCCCGGCAATAGTCTTCTTTATCTGGTCAAAGGCTTCTCTTCCCAAAGACAGTTTCTTTACAAAAACAGCTGATAAGAGAAAACAGACCGCCGGCATCAAACTAAATAAAATCCGTATGCCAAATATTGCTCCAGACGTCTGTTCTATGGTATTGCTGCCCATGGCTTCAACATAACCAAAGAAACCCATAGCCGCAGTCACTCCTGCAACGATTAAGGCTGAAGCGATTTTATATAAGAACATGGTGGTGCCATAAATAACACCCTCTCTTCTGGTACCATTTTGTAATTCGTCCACTTCCACCACATCGGGAAGTATAGAAAAGGTCAGGGTCTGTGAGGCTGAAATCCCGCCTCCCATAAGAATAGTTACAACGATGACCAGTGGGATATTGCCAGCTGGAAGAAACAGGCAGCTAATCAAAGGGAGCAGAAAGTATATTGCTGAAATGATATATGCTTTTTGCTTGCCCAGCCGGTTACTGAGAGTTACCCACAAAGGCGTCGCAGCAATGGCAATCAGCAGGGGAACTGCCATAAAGATATAGCTTATGCTGTCCGAGATCTTTAAGGCATACTTAATAAAATAAATATATAAGGTCATTATGATATCAAAACCTACCATGTTAAAGATAAAGACACCCAGAACCAGTCGAAATTCCTTTAATTTCATAAGTGATCTTAGATTCCTTAGCACATTGCTCTGATTCTTAGGTACAGCTGTTTCCACCCGTTCTTTGGTTCCCAAAAATGCCAGCAGTATATTTACTGCAATCAGCACTGCCAATACCAGTCCCATGACCGGAAAACTTGTTTTATACAGCTCCTTGCCGGGGTATAGGGTATCCACGATGAGGGTGACTCCCATTGCAGACAGTAAAGAACCAACAAAGGAAAAAGCCATTTTATAACCTGAAATACTTGTACGTTCATCATAATCCTGAGAAATCTCAGGCAGTAAAGCATTATAAGGTATAGCTACCAGGGAATATAAGGTACTGAATATAATTCCTGCAGCCGTATAATACAAGATCATATGTATGGTTTCCGTGTAAAAAACCTGCCATAACATTGCAAATATTATTCCAAGGGGTACTGCTCCAAACAACAGATAAGGTCTTCTGCGCCCATATCTGGTTCGGGTATGATCTGATAAAACACCCGTTATCATATCACAGACTGCATTCCAGATACGTACAATCATAAAAATGTAACCTGCCCACAGCGGCGACAATCCCGCAACATCTGTCAGGAAAAAGACCAGATAGAAACCAATGGCACCATATGCCACATTGTTACCCAGATCTCCTAAACCATAAGCAATTTTTTCTCTTTTCAATACCTTCATATGTAAACCCTCCATTCTGTTTTAACTATATCATTGAAATATTTGTTAAAATATCATTATTTCCCGTAGAATATCAATATTTCTTGACACACAAAAAATTCCTTTCTATAATCAGGATACAGAGAAGTATATTAGTCCTTTTTATGTTTTTTAGAAATGGAAATAATACTACATATAGGTTTTATTTTGTCATCTTATGCCCGGACAGAAATTTTTCAATTTATATCGTTATTACCAAAAAGCTTCTGGGAGGTTTTATGTTATTCACTGCTTATGAATATGAGATGCTGCAGAGTTTTTACAGTATAAATCGAATTCCCTTGTTCCTATATGATCAGGAGCTGCAGCTGAAGGCTTCTTTCTTAACTGCCGGGTCAGCTGTGATACAGGGAAAAATAACAAAATATATAAGCGATTTTATTTTTCAGATTCATCAGAAGGATTATGATATCCTGTGTCAGGATAATGAATTGTATTTTATCTTTTCTTTTCCATACAATCAGGAGAAATATTATTGTCTGGGCGGACCCATGTTTTTTTCTGAACTTCTTGTGCCTATGTCAATGCATGCCCTTTCCTTTTCCAATTTCTTCAACACCAAGGAACTGGAGCTGCTGGCCGATGTTCTTCCTGTAGTATCCCTTCCTTTTTTCAGTTCCTGTCTGCGAATGACCATGCTGTTCTTAAACAAAGAAGCACCGGAACTAGAAGCAATCAGCAGCTACCGGTTATCTCATATAAAGTATCAGATGAAAGGGGTCTTTACCTCAGAGCTTTTTGAGAACCGGGAGATAATCAGAAGCCATACCTCATACCGCCAGGAGCTTGCTGTCCTTCATTGTGTAAGGCAAGGTAACGTTGCTTTGTTAGAAGCCACCTACCGGTCGCTTCCGGGGATTAGATACGGCAACATGTCGAGTACTCCCTTACGGCAGCTTTTTTACGGAAGTATTGCCAATACTACCCTGGTCACAAGATACGCAATTGAAGGCGGTATGGAAGAAGAAGCCGCCTTTACGTTAAGTGATGTTTACATAAGAAGAATGGAGAAGTGCCGCACTTTATATGAACTGAATGCTTTAAATGAGAGGATGGCAATTGACTTCACCGAACATGTAGCCAATGCACAACAGGCAGCCAGAACTTATTCCCCTCCCGTTACCTGCTGTATCAATCAAATATTATTGAATCTGCATCATAAGATCTCATTAACGGAATTGTCCAGAGAAGCCGGCTTGACTCCAAAGTATCTTTCCTACCTGTTTCATAAGGAGACCGGCACAAAACTCAGTACCTTTATTGAAGAAAAAAGAATTGAAGAAGCTAAGAATCTTCTGGCTTTTACCCAATACCCCCTTAACCGTATCAGTGAATATCTCTCCTTCACCTCACAAAGTTATTTTATTTCAGTTTTTAAGAGGAAAACCGGGATGACACCAAAAGGTTATCGTAACAGTTTCAGTATAAAATCAGAATAAAGCTTTGGCAGGATATAAGTACCATCTTCAGACTGAGCATCATAATAACCGCAATGTTCATATCCCTTTAAGCATTTTAGATCTACCTTTTCCATATCATAATTAAAATGATACATTGTTCGATAGAGCAGCTGGTTTTGTTCCGGTCTGTTTGTAATATCCTTATCCGAATATAAAATTAATATCTTAGGCTGGGAAGTCTTAAATTCATAATCCTTCTCAATAAAATAGATTGGAGCCGCTTCATCTACACGTATCAGACGTGTATCCAGGCCTCTCTCAGCCAATACATTAAAATGGGTGGTAGGTTGCCCGGCATCAAAAATATAACCGGAAATATCTTCAACAGCCATCCCTTTCTTTTCCAAATACCTTCTGTCAAAGAACAGCATCATTGCAAGATATCCGCCGGCAGAAATACCACCGATATATACTTCACTGAATTTATCATGTTCCAGATTATAATCGTGGATAAACTTAACGGCCTCGGCACTGTCTTCAACAAATTCAGGGAATCTTGCCTCCGGGTACATTCGGTAATCAGCCGTAGCCACTGCTATTCCATATAATTGTGCAAGCTTTATAATAATGGTCTCATCTTGTCTGTTGCCGGAATTTAAACCGCCTCCATGAAAATAAATCAAGACCGGACATTTTACGTCTGTAACAGGTACATAAAGATCCATCAGGCATTCCTTCTGTACCGAATAAGGAATATCTCTTATTATATCAACATCAAACATATATTTTTCTCTCCTTCCCTATACTCTGCATTTTCTTTTTGGTATTAAAATAAGCTTACTTACTTCTGTATTTCTGTGAAAGCAGTTCAAAACTAATAACAATCTAAATTACTGTTTCTTTCTGTTTTTCTCTCTTTGCTTTTGAAAACCATAAATACTGCCTCTTCATCTTTGAAATCAATTAAGAATTAAAATCTTACTTGATTTCATTTAGTTGATCCAATGCCTTATTTCTGTAAAAGATTATAATTGCTATTAAAACCATTAACGCATTCAGTAAATAGAAAAAACACCCATACTTTGTGATATCGCCGGAAAACATCGCCTGCATATCACCACTTAACAGTTTCCATATAATCGAACATATATATCCAAATTCTATACAGCTCAGAAAGATTAAACTTGTTCCTTTTGCTGTTCGTCCCTGAAAAGCTTTTATGATATTCATGGGCCATGATAAACCAAAACTTATTACCATTAATGTTTCAAATAATTCTTCCATTCATCCCCCTTAAATCCAGATAGCTTCTACAATTATTATACACAGCTGTTTCTATATTGCACAGAATACAATTAATCACACTGCTATATCTTGAAATATATAGTATGCTTTGATAAAATTACAAACAGACTAACATGTAAAGGAGTGAACGTCGGTCTGTTATCCCGACAATTAGAATGGAACTCTTACAATTAAAATATTTTTTAGCGGCTGCAAAAACAGAAAACTTCTCTCAGGTTGCCCGATTATATTGTGTACCCGCCTCAACCATCTCTAAATCTATTTCCCTGCTTGAGAAAGAAATAGGCGTAAAATTGTTCAGCAGGCAAAGTAATAAATTGACCTTAAATGAAGCAGGAAAGATATTTTCAGAGAATGTCTCAACCGGTTTAGATTATATAGAGAAAGGCGTCAGCAGCTTAAAGAATCAAACAGAAAATACCGAAATTAGACTTCTTGTTTTATGCGCCAGGAAAATTGTAACCGATTTTATTGGGGAATATAAAATAAAGGCACCCCATATAACCTTTAAGATCAATCACAATTCCGCAACGGAATTTAACGATTATGATCTGTGTATATGTGATGCCAATTCAGTTCCTCCTAATTTCAACACCATACCATTATTTCATGAAAACTACGGTATTGCAGTTAATAAGCACAATCCTTCCTTCTGTGATCCGATTTGTCTGGCAGATCTGTCAAATGAGAAATTTGTAATGATGTATAAGGATGCCATCCTTACAAAAGATACCCTTAACTTCTGCAAAAAATATGGATTTGAACCCAAAACAGATATTATTTGTGAAGATCCTCTTTATGTAAGGCAATATGTAGAAATAGGGCTCGGAGTTACCTTTATCCCTTTGAAAAGCTGGAAGAACCTCTTTTCTGATAAGGTACGTCTGCTTAATTTTGATGACACGAATATAGGAAGGGACGTCGTATTCTGCTTTCAGAACTCCCAGTGTTCTGCTCTATGCAACAGCTTTATAATGGATTTTCAAGCATATATTAAAGATATCTCTTAAATGCCGCCTTATTTGTTTTTTGAGGTGCGCTTAATAACTGCTTGTACCATACAAAACCGTCCACCTTTACGGAAAAATGGTAAATGAAAATGCATCCTATTTCTCACTGCTTAAGTCCCTGATACAAGGCATTTAATAATATCCGGTCCGGGTCCTGGCTTATTTCCCAGATCATAGCCCCCATCAGACCTTTTTCCTTAATATAGCTGGCCTTTTCTAACATGGATTGCTCATCCTCAAAAGTAATGAAGGTGGATCCGTTGAATAACCAGGGAACTCTTTGTACCGGGTGGAAAAAGCGCTTATACTCCGGCACATTCAGATAATTAGCTGCTATATTTGCAAAACTGATAGAAGCACCTCCTGAGTAGGTCTGATTCAACCCATTGTTGATATCGGGTACCGACTTATAGATATACCCATAGAAAGGCACACCCATTACAATCTTATCTTTTGTAAAACCTGCATTCATCCAGGCCTTGATACTTGAGTCCACACTCACCGACTGATTTGTGTCACTATATAAAGGAGCGTTGAAATCAGTATAAGTATCCCAGGTACCGTGAATATCATAGGTCATGATATTAGCATAGTCTACGTACTTACTTAATTCACTTAACTGGGTATTGTTCGCATACCAGTTTCCTGCTGCTCCGGCAAAAGAAAGAAGATATTTCTTTCCATCAATTGCCCCTCTTGCATTTAGCTTCTCCCTCAGAGTCTTCATTAGTAAGGTAAAATTATACTTATCTTCAGGTCTTTTCACATTTGTAGATAAACCACCGCTGACCGGATACTCCCAGTCTATATCAACTCCATCAAAGCCGTATCGGACAACAAAATCGACTACACTGTCAGCAAAGACTCCTCTGGAGCTTTCAGTAAGGGCAGCATCGGAGAACCGTCCCGACCAGGACCATCCGCCAACTGCTATAATTGTCTTTAGGTTAGGATTTGTTTTCTTGAGCGCATTTAGTTGGCTGATATTAGCGGCATCAATATCCGGATATCCCAAGGTAATCTTAAGATTACTGTCAATATTGGCAAAGGCATAATGGATGTGAGTGAATTTATCAGCTGCTATCTTATCCGGTGTAAATCCAGCGTATCTTGCCCAGGCTGCATAATACCCAACCAACTTCGGAATGGCCTCCGGCATCGGTGTAACCCCCGGAAGGGTGGGAGCAGGTGTTGGCGTTGCAGCAGGCTGTGGAGCTATTACGGTAACCACGCTGGTTAATTTGTTACCTGCTACAGTTGCATAAATTGTAGCTGTCCCCACAGCCTTTGCTGTAACTTTACCCGTTGTGGTGACTGTTGCAACAGAAGCTTTACTGGTTGTCCAGGTTACCTTGCTGGTCGTTCCGGTTACTGCCAAAGTTTTCGATTCGCCTGTTTTTAGTGTAAAGGAAGTGGTGCTTATTTTAATTGGTTCTTTTACAGTTACTTTCGTGGTTAATTTCTTACCGGCAACCTGTGCATTGATTGACGCCGTACCAACTGCTTTGGCGGTTACTTTTCCACCTGAGGTAACGGTTGCAACGGAAGCCTTGCTGGTTGACCAGACCACCTTACTTGTGGTTCCGGTTACTTTCAAGGTCTTTGCTGCTCCTTTTACCAATGAAATCGAAGTACTGCTTACTTTTATCGGAGGCTTCACCGTTATTTTGCTGGCTAATTTCTTACCGGCAACTGTTGCATAGATGGTAGCTGTACCAGCGGCTTTGGCCGTTACTTTTCCCCCGGTTGATACGACAGCAACAGACTTTTTGCTGGTGGACCAGGTCACTTTACTTCTGGTTCCTGTTACAGCCAGAGTTTTTGTCTTACCAACTTCTAGGGCCACTGATGAATAATTCAGTTTAATGGTTGCTGCCAATGCTTTTCCACCAGCGTTAAATAACAGTCCTATCAGCAGACAGCTAAGCATAACTTTATATAGTAATTTCGTTAATGAATTCAGGGAATTATCCTCCTTTTGCTATATATAAAGTACCATGGGAATCGTTACAGAAAAATCACTTGGAAATTCCTTATAGATTGACAGACTTGTAAATCATGGTACACAAATTAATTATACCTGTGGCGCAGGAATAATTCCTTAGCAAAATACTGGATATTTCTTAGTATATTTACAAAAGGTAACTTTTCCAAAAGTCATTGACAGAGTTTTGCCGGGATTGAGACGAGTAGTAACTTGAATTATGAAATGGTTATTACTTAAGAAGAGATACTATTTAGAAGAATAATGAAGGCTGTTCCAATAACATTATGTACTGGAGAGGCTGCGGGGTTCCCTATAACCACTTGTCGTTTTCTGAAGCACACCAAAAGTAAAGAGGCTGCTTGCATCACTATTATATATGCAACAGCCCCTTACTATTTATATTTCTTTCGTTTTCTTATACCTCTTAGAAATTCTTGTCCGCAAGACTGTTTTTCGGATATGTGTAAAATTAATATTTTCCACAATAAATTCCCTAAACACACTTTCCTTGATATCAGATAAGGAATTAATATAAATCTTAATTTCCGTAATATTCACCCAATGAAATTCCGTTACTGCCAAGAGGCACAACATGGTCAAGTCCGATAAATTTTCCGTTGGCTTGCCAAAGCGCAGGTTTTAATAAATTATATTTACTTTCATCCCAAGTCTTCCAGTCATAGGTCAGAAGTCCGCCGGTATCTCCGGAATTCGGATTAATACACCAGAAAGTATGACTGATACGATTTTTAATCATATAATCGCGTAATAAGGTCATCCATTTTTCATTCTTTCCGCCGTCCATATGACCGCCCCATTCACCGATCAGAAGTGGTGCAATGCCTTGGTCATTAATATATGCCCAGGAATCATACCAATAATCATCTAATAAAGTCTGAGTTGTAAAATCCTTATCAAACCAGGTCTGATTATATACAGAAGGGCCATAGTCATGGGGGGAATAAACAATCTGACTGTTTAAAGAACCCAAATTAATGGGAAAATCCTTAACACCTCTTAAATTTCCGCCCCACCAGGCACCATTATAAGGAGCCTGATTGCCTGATGCTCCCCATACCTCGGGAGTGGCGTAGGTATAACCCTGATTGGTTTTAGGGTATTGTTCGATTCCTTCAATAACAATTAACAGCCTCGGATTCTTTTCAAGTACGGCAGCAGCACACCTTTCAGCGGCATACTTCCAGTTATTCTCCTGGGTGGAATTATCCCATTTGGCAAAATTAGAAGGTTCAGCAGCCGTATATCCTCTCTGTCCATGAGGTTCATTTTTAAGATCAAAGGCCAGAATCGTATCATCATTTTTATATTTGTCTGCAAGCCAGGCTAAAGTATCTATCCATTTCTTTGTGGTTATTTCCCCTGCTGTGCTTGTAGTCAGACCATACCACAACGGATAATTATGACCTGAATTATTGGCATCCGGGCTATGTACATCAATCATTACCTTAATGCCCAGCTCTTTGCAGTATCTCATAATAATATCGAATATTTCCATACTGTTTTTTACACCGCTTGTAGCGGCATCATAAAAATCAGGATTGCATACATAATAAGGTGGATTATTAGCAGCGGTTACACTGGAGACTTTATTGGGTTTTCCAATCATCCAGCTGTATAAAAGTTCTGTTGAGATTGGTATTCGAAGCAAACCGATTCCCCTGTCTGCAACCGCCGTTAATATATCCTTGATGTCATACCATGCACCATGAAATACATTTTCAGTACAGTTAAACCCAAACCAGTTTGCACCCGTTAACCAAACCTCCTTACCCTTACTGTCATAAATCCTG from Anaerocolumna sp. AGMB13020 encodes the following:
- a CDS encoding glycoside hydrolase family 3 C-terminal domain-containing protein translates to MNYKNTNFKEQAKELVAQMTLEEKAGLCSGQDCWTTKPIKRLGLESISMMDGPHGLRKQIGKGDNLGIGDSVPAVCFPTASALACSFDRELLHRIGEAIAEECLAESVSVILGPGVNQKRNPLCGRNFEYFSEDPVVSGELAAAMIQGVQSKGIGTSLKHFAVNNQEKHRMTINAVVDERALRETYLKAFQIAVEKGKPDTVMCSYNRVNGEYTSENKYLLTDILRKEWGFDGAVISDWGAVHDRVSGIRAGLDLEMPGNNGYNDKKVIRAVKEGTLTMEELNRTACNVTELVLKGMHYKEKSCSYSKEEHHQLAVKAAEQSAVLLKNEESILPGTCQQKVLVIGALAKYPRYQGAGSSKINPYKLDNPWDAFLKAGADCSYAQGYSEKMTKGNSLTETEKAYRDSLLYDACNQAKDKDIVYIFAGLLEGYESEGFDRSNLSMPEEHSRLIEEVSRYNSNIVVILQGGAPMELPWLSKVKAVLLAYLGGEGGGSAIVNLLLGKAVPSGKLAETWPVRLEDIPSNRNFPGGRLTTEYRESIYVGYRYYDRAGVPVLFPFGHGLSYSTFTYSDMRLSKENCIYGDKITVSFTLTNTGEHSAREITFLFTSHQSEEVFLPKKELRDFVVTELEPGESKNISVLLDTKTFGYYNTILKDWYAESGEYKILLGGTSDNTLLKGVIELKSPDAIQPDYRQKALSYYHVTKGFTGICKEEFEVIYGRQIPTDPIQAKRPFHMGNTLEDISGTMLGKIICWYSNKYAKEVSKAEAGQEGMMAAMIYEMPFFAIAASGEGGISENILEGIIHILNRRFITGIKRMLQNKDK
- a CDS encoding MFS transporter, whose amino-acid sequence is MKVLKREKIAYGLGDLGNNVAYGAIGFYLVFFLTDVAGLSPLWAGYIFMIVRIWNAVCDMITGVLSDHTRTRYGRRRPYLLFGAVPLGIIFAMLWQVFYTETIHMILYYTAAGIIFSTLYSLVAIPYNALLPEISQDYDERTSISGYKMAFSFVGSLLSAMGVTLIVDTLYPGKELYKTSFPVMGLVLAVLIAVNILLAFLGTKERVETAVPKNQSNVLRNLRSLMKLKEFRLVLGVFIFNMVGFDIIMTLYIYFIKYALKISDSISYIFMAVPLLIAIAATPLWVTLSNRLGKQKAYIISAIYFLLPLISCLFLPAGNIPLVIVVTILMGGGISASQTLTFSILPDVVEVDELQNGTRREGVIYGTTMFLYKIASALIVAGVTAAMGFFGYVEAMGSNTIEQTSGAIFGIRILFSLMPAVCFLLSAVFVKKLSLGREAFDQIKKTIAGGSKGE
- a CDS encoding helix-turn-helix transcriptional regulator, which encodes MLFTAYEYEMLQSFYSINRIPLFLYDQELQLKASFLTAGSAVIQGKITKYISDFIFQIHQKDYDILCQDNELYFIFSFPYNQEKYYCLGGPMFFSELLVPMSMHALSFSNFFNTKELELLADVLPVVSLPFFSSCLRMTMLFLNKEAPELEAISSYRLSHIKYQMKGVFTSELFENREIIRSHTSYRQELAVLHCVRQGNVALLEATYRSLPGIRYGNMSSTPLRQLFYGSIANTTLVTRYAIEGGMEEEAAFTLSDVYIRRMEKCRTLYELNALNERMAIDFTEHVANAQQAARTYSPPVTCCINQILLNLHHKISLTELSREAGLTPKYLSYLFHKETGTKLSTFIEEKRIEEAKNLLAFTQYPLNRISEYLSFTSQSYFISVFKRKTGMTPKGYRNSFSIKSE
- a CDS encoding alpha/beta hydrolase fold domain-containing protein — its product is MFDVDIIRDIPYSVQKECLMDLYVPVTDVKCPVLIYFHGGGLNSGNRQDETIIIKLAQLYGIAVATADYRMYPEARFPEFVEDSAEAVKFIHDYNLEHDKFSEVYIGGISAGGYLAMMLFFDRRYLEKKGMAVEDISGYIFDAGQPTTHFNVLAERGLDTRLIRVDEAAPIYFIEKDYEFKTSQPKILILYSDKDITNRPEQNQLLYRTMYHFNYDMEKVDLKCLKGYEHCGYYDAQSEDGTYILPKLYSDFILKLLR
- a CDS encoding LysR family transcriptional regulator; this translates as MELLQLKYFLAAAKTENFSQVARLYCVPASTISKSISLLEKEIGVKLFSRQSNKLTLNEAGKIFSENVSTGLDYIEKGVSSLKNQTENTEIRLLVLCARKIVTDFIGEYKIKAPHITFKINHNSATEFNDYDLCICDANSVPPNFNTIPLFHENYGIAVNKHNPSFCDPICLADLSNEKFVMMYKDAILTKDTLNFCKKYGFEPKTDIICEDPLYVRQYVEIGLGVTFIPLKSWKNLFSDKVRLLNFDDTNIGRDVVFCFQNSQCSALCNSFIMDFQAYIKDIS
- a CDS encoding glycosyl hydrolase family 18 protein, whose amino-acid sequence is MAATIKLNYSSVALEVGKTKTLAVTGTRSKVTWSTSKKSVAVVSTGGKVTAKAAGTATIYATVAGKKLASKITVKPPIKVSSTSISLVKGAAKTLKVTGTTSKVVWSTSKASVATVTSGGKVTAKAVGTASINAQVAGKKLTTKVTVKEPIKISTTSFTLKTGESKTLAVTGTTSKVTWTTSKASVATVTTTGKVTAKAVGTATIYATVAGNKLTSVVTVIAPQPAATPTPAPTLPGVTPMPEAIPKLVGYYAAWARYAGFTPDKIAADKFTHIHYAFANIDSNLKITLGYPDIDAANISQLNALKKTNPNLKTIIAVGGWSWSGRFSDAALTESSRGVFADSVVDFVVRYGFDGVDIDWEYPVSGGLSTNVKRPEDKYNFTLLMKTLREKLNARGAIDGKKYLLSFAGAAGNWYANNTQLSELSKYVDYANIMTYDIHGTWDTYTDFNAPLYSDTNQSVSVDSSIKAWMNAGFTKDKIVMGVPFYGYIYKSVPDINNGLNQTYSGGASISFANIAANYLNVPEYKRFFHPVQRVPWLFNGSTFITFEDEQSMLEKASYIKEKGLMGAMIWEISQDPDRILLNALYQGLKQ
- a CDS encoding glycoside hydrolase family 5 protein, whose product is MRNVLGGVKKKFKAIISMLCIAAILITTSNFVGSQKINAADTNNDDWLHCVGNRIYDSKGKEVWLTGANWFGFNCTENVFHGAWYDIKDILTAVADRGIGLLRIPISTELLYSWMIGKPNKVSSVTAANNPPYYVCNPDFYDAATSGVKNSMEIFDIIMRYCKELGIKVMIDVHSPDANNSGHNYPLWYGLTTSTAGEITTKKWIDTLAWLADKYKNDDTILAFDLKNEPHGQRGYTAAEPSNFAKWDNSTQENNWKYAAERCAAAVLEKNPRLLIVIEGIEQYPKTNQGYTYATPEVWGASGNQAPYNGAWWGGNLRGVKDFPINLGSLNSQIVYSPHDYGPSVYNQTWFDKDFTTQTLLDDYWYDSWAYINDQGIAPLLIGEWGGHMDGGKNEKWMTLLRDYMIKNRISHTFWCINPNSGDTGGLLTYDWKTWDESKYNLLKPALWQANGKFIGLDHVVPLGSNGISLGEYYGN